In Dictyoglomus sp. NZ13-RE01, the sequence ATTTATGGGAGCATTGTTAGTTATTTACTTAACATCAAAAATAGAGAAGGGAGAGCATAGAATAAAGTTATTAAAAGAGGAATTAAAGAGAGGAATAATAAGCTTCATAAATTTTGCCTTAAGAATAATTGAGATATTAAGATTGAGGTTAAAGATAAGCAAGAAAGGAAGAATTGTGCTTATGATTGGGGGTGATTAAAAATGATTACAGATCAGAAAAACAAGTAGTTGACAAAAATTTTTTACAATGTTAAACTAAGAATCGGTTGCGTAATTGTTAAAGAAAGGAGCTGATTATAATTATTAGAGAAAGTTTAGTTAAAACCACCAAAAGATTCTATTTTCGTGAGTTAAACATTCTATTAGCTCTCATCGTTCTCAGCCTTATAATAACTATAATCAATCCAAGGTTTTTAACCCCTTTTAATCTCCAAATAATAGCAAGACAAGTTGCAATTTTTGGATTACTTGCTATTGGTGAAACATTAGTGATAATTGGTGGAGGTATAGATCTATCAGTAGGTTCGTTAGTAGCAATTACAGGGGTATTAGTTGCTCTTTTTATGAAAAATGGAATAGACATGATCATATCAATAATTTTAGTTCTTTTAATATCCTCTCTTATTGGTCTCTGGCATGGATTTTTTGTTACCAAATTAAATGTTCCTCCTTTTATTATTACCTTAGGTACTTTAACAGCAGCAAGAGGTCTTGCTTCTGTTATAACAAAAGGATGGCCTATTATTGGGTTACCTGAAAAATTCTTTTTTATAGGGCAAGGGGATATTCTTGGTATACCATTTCCTTTAATAATTCTTATCTTTTTTGCCTCTATTGCCTTCTTTGTTACAAAATACACTGTATTAGGGAGACAATTATATGCAGTAGGAGGAAATATTGAGGCTGCAAGACTTTCTGGCATAGATGTGGATAATAGAAGAATATTCACCTACATTGTAAGTTCCTTTTTAGCAGGAGTGACAGGAATAATCGTTGCATCAAGATTAAGTCAAGGTCAGGCAGGGGTTGGAGGAGGATATGAGCTTAGCGCTATTGCAGCTGCAGTAATCGGTGGAACCTCTCTCTCTGGGGGAGAAGGTACAATCTTAGGGACAATTATTGGAGCAACTATAATGAGTGTTATCTACAATGGACTCATTCTTTTGGAAATATCATCCTATTGGCATGATGTGGTTATGGGTTTTGTAATTGTTACTGCTGTAACTCTTGATATTTGGAGAAAAAGGAAGAGATAAAGGAGGTGAGATATTTAAATTTTCCTTTTCCCAAAAATTATTAAAAGGGGGAGTAAAAAATGCGTAAGATTTTACTTTTTGTTCTCTTAGCTTCTTTAGTCTTAACTTTTTCAGTTAGCTATTCTAAGGAAATCCATGTGGCAGTAATTGGAAAATCGGTACATCCTTATTGGTCAGAAGTAGAATTAGGTGTTAATAAAGCTGCAAAAGATTTAGGTATAAAAGCAACATTTTTCGTTCCACAAAAGGAAGATATTCCCGCACAAATTGCGCAAATGGAATCTTTCATTGCAATGGGAGTTGATGGGATTGCTATAGCTCCATCTGACCCTACCGCTATTGCACCAACTATTGAAAAGGCTATGGCAAAAGGAATTCCTGTTATTACTTTAGATACTGATGCTCCACAAAGTAAGAGATTGGTTTATATTGGTACTGATAATTACTCTGCAGGAAAGATTGCAGGACAAGTAATGTCTGACCTATTGGGAGTTCGCGGTGGTAAGGTTGCTATAGGGACTGGCTCTTTAACTGCAATGAATTCTTTGGAAAGAATGAGAGGATTTATGGATGGTATTGCAAGCAATAAGAGGATAAATGTTGTAACAAAGCCAGCTCTTTGTGATTTTGAAGATACAGGAAGAGCTGTCACATTAGCAGAACAAGCTCTATTAACTTATCCTGATCTTAGAGGGTTCTTTGGTGTTTATGCTTTTAATGGTCCTGCAGCTGCAAAGGCTGTAAAATCTGCAGGTAAAGTAGGACAAGTTATTATTGTATGTTTTGATACAACACCTGAGCATATGCAGTTAATAAAAGAAGGGGTCATAGCTGCAACCGTAGGACAAAGACCATATATGATGGGATATAAGAGTGTAGAGACATTATTCAAAATGGCAACAAAAGGAGTAGATGCTACATTAAAAGAGCTTCCAGCAAATAGAGTAATCGATACTGGAGTTGATGTTGTTGCTGGTGATAAATATGTAAAGAGTATTAAGAGTGTCCAAGCCCTTACTGTAGAGCAATATAGAAAGAAATTAAATGAATTAGGAATTCCAGTACAAGGATGGTAAAAAAAATCAGGGAGGGCATACGCCCTCCCTTAAAAACTTTTTTGAGGTGGTATAAATGAGCCAAGAACTACTTTTAAAAATGGAAAATATTTCAAAACATTTTCCAGGAGTTCAAGCCCTATCAAATGTAGACTTGGAAGTTTATAAAGGAGAAATTTTAGCACTTGTTGGCGAAAATGGCGCAGGCAAATCTACTCTTATGAAGATTTTGGCTGGTGTCTATCAAAAAGATTCAGGAAAAATCATATTTAAGGGAAGAGAAATAGAGCCATTAAATCCAAAACATGCTCAGGAGTTAGGTATTTCCATGATACATCAAGAATTTAATCTTGTTCCAAATTTGGATATAGCTACCAACATTTTTTTAGGAAATGAACCTAAAAAGGGTAAACTCATAAAAACCTTTGATTATAAAACCGCATTCAATAAAGCAAAAGATCTACTAAATTTAGTAGGATTAGACATATCTCCTGATACCATAATCAAGGATCTTACTATAGCTCAACAACAAATCGTAGAAATTGCAAAGGCTTTAGCCCTAAAATCAGAACTAATAATAATGGACGAGCCTACATCTGCATTAGCAGGAAAAGAAGTAGAAAGACTTTTTGATATTATTAGAAGATTACAAAATGAAGGAATCTCAGTAATTTTTATCACTCATAGACTTGAGGAAGTTTTTAAAACTGCAAATAGGATTGTAGTTTTAAGAGATGGAAAAAGAGTAGGTGAATTAAAAACAGAAAATGCACGGATAGATGAGGTAATAAAGATGATGGTGGGAAGAGACATTAGAGTCATTCCAAGAGCTTCCTTTAGTATCTCAGACAACATTATTTTAGAAGTAAAGAATCTTTCATCAAGATCTATTAAGAATATTAATTTTTACTTGAGAAAGGGAGAAGTATTAGGTATTGCTGGTTTAGTAGGAGCCGGAAGAACAGAGATTGTAAGAGCCCTTTTTGGAGCAGATCCCAAAACATCAGGAGAAATTTATTTAGAAGGAAAAAAAGTTCAGATAAATTCGCCTAAGGATGCTGTAAAATTAGGCATTGGGCTTGTACCTGAAGATAGAAAATTACAGGGACTTATCCTTAACATGGCAGTTCATGAAAATTTGTCTTTACCAAGTCTCCCCTTCATATTTCCAAAAGGGAAAATAAATTTCAAAAAAGAATTTGAGTTAGTAAATAACTTTGTAAACAAGCTAAAAATACGTACCCCACATATCTTTCAAAAAGTAAATAATCTATCAGGAGGAAACCAGCAAAAAGTAGTTTTAGCAAAGTGGCTCGCATTAAAACCAAAAGTGCTCATTTTAGATGAGCCTACGAGAGGCATAGATGTTGGAGCTAAGGCGGAAATTCATTCTCTAATTGATCAATTAGCAAAAGAAGGAATAGGAATAATCCTAATCTCATCGGAACTTCCTGAGATCTTAGCCTTATCCGATAGAATCCTTGTCGTATCTAAGGGAAGAATTACTAAAGAGCTATCAAGAAAGGAAGCTACCCAAGAAAAGATTATGGAATATGCAATAATTTAAATTTTCTTTCTCTCCCTTACATATAGTAATTCTAAGTTTTGGAAAACTGGAAATTTTCTTAATGCATTAAGGGCATTATTCCAGATATTATTGATTTCTTCCCCTAAATTCTCTTCACCAACTTTAAAAATTACATCTACAGAGTTCTTTATAAATCCCTTTATTTCCTCCTCTGTGTATTTTGGTAAATTCTTGTAAAAGTATACCCAGTTAGGTTTTAGATTTTCTACAATATTTTCAAAAATATATTTTACCTCTTGAATATTGCTCTCTATAAATTCTTCCCATGATGTTATTAATTTTTGATAAACATTATATTTTTTGTAATAATTAACCACTTCTATCCAAAATCTCCAAAAAGTAAATATGAGAAGTAGTTTTGGGTCTTCTTCAAAGGAGACTATTTTCTTTTCTTTTAAAAGCTTACCAAGAATATTTTGAGTTCTTACCCTCTCAAATATGGAACTATCCAAAATCTCCTTTAAGGTTTTTTCTCCATCAAAAAACCAAGAGAAAAATTCTTCCTCAAAGGACTCATAAGGTTTAACAAAAAGATAATAGTTATTTAGATTTTCTTCTATAAAGTTTGATATTTCAAAAGTCTTTGCAGCATCAATTACCATATCAATTCGTGTTCTTCCTAAGGTAAAAAAAATTTTTATTCCTTCTCTTGAAAATTTCTCTATGGGCTCCAACTCGTATTCATTTAAATGTCTGTAAAAATAATGCCAAGAAACCTTATCGTTACTCGTTAAATCATCAAAAATATCTTTTACTTTTTCCTCTCTTTTATTTAAGAAATTTTGCCACTCTCTTCTAATTGTTCTTTCATTTACTGCAATTTTAGGATACTCCCGAAGAGCATGCACCCAATATCTCCAAAAAATATAAAGCCAAAAGAGCTTCGGGTCCTCATTGATTCTCAGCAATTTCTCCTCTCTTATTAGCTTTCTAACAATATCTAAGGTTTTTACTTTCCCTAAAACGCTCTCTTCTGCTACATCTTTCACCTTTTTCAAACCATCAAAAGAAGATGAAACAGCTTCTTCTTCTATCGCAAGTCCATCTACCCTTACGGGCAATAATATCATATCTCCTAAATAATCCATTAAATCCATATATTTTGCTGCTGCTATCAATATTTCAAAAGGATCCAAATCTAAAGTCAAACTTGGAGCTTTCTCATCTGGAATAAACACAAAACTTCCTTTTCCCCACAAAGCTAAATCCAACAGAGCATCCATATTTTCCAGTAACCCTAATCTGGCATAAACAATTCTACCATCTTTAAAAAATACTTCCGCTTTTCTATCCTTATCTTCTACTTGAAATTTACCTGTTTTTCTTCCTGAGGAAAGAAGTTGAAGTACCTCCCAAAGAGGTAAACTTAATAAATCTCCCCTTAATCCCATTTTTCATCTTCCTCCTAAATATTTAACTTTTATTTCCTTTTAGCAGGCGGTTTTTTACTCTATTACTTCATTAGTCCTAATCTTCTTTTTCTATATTGATCGAATATGATAGCTAAGATAATTATAGTTCCAATAGCTGATGGTTGCCAATAGGCAGGAAAACCTAATAGCACCATACCTGTTCTTAAAACTTGCATTATTGCTGCACCAATCAAAACTCCTAATATAGTTCCTTCACCACCACTAAGAGATACTCCTCCAATTACCGCCGCTGCAATAACATCCAATTCATACCCTTGGGCTGCAGTGGGAGCAGCAACACCAAGTCTTGCTGTCATCAATAAACCACCTATGGCTGTAAGAAATCCACACAATGTATACACCAATAATTTAATTCTACCAGTATTTATTCCAGAAAGTCTTGCAGCCTGCTCATTTCCGCCAACTGCATATATCTTATATCCCCATGAAGTCCTATTTAAAAATAGCGAAGTTAATATTCCAATAATTATCATTACCACTACAGGCAAGGGAATTCCAATACCAAAGAAGGGAATATCATATTGCCCCCAAAAAATAAAACTTCTTGGTAATTCCCTTACAGGCCATCCACCTGTTAAACCATAGCAAAAACCTCTTGCAATATTCATAGTACCTAATGTCGCAATGAAAGGAGGTAGATTGGTCTTGCTAACTAAAAAGCCATTTATAAAGCCTACAAAGGCTCCAACTAATAAACCTCCCAATATAGATAGAAAATCCCCTAAGTTAGCTCTTAACATCATAGCAGTAATTAATCCAGAAAGAGCCATTACAGAACCAACAGACAGGTCTATTCCTCCCGTAATAATAACCATACTTATTCCAAAGGCACTGATAGCAATCCATGAAAATGCTCTTAAAATATTAAAAATATTTGTAGAGGTTAAAAAGGTAGGAGTAGCTATACTAAGGAATATAGATAAAGCTAATAAAATAACTAAAATACCAATCTCTTGAAATCTTTGGAATTTTAAAAATTGGGAAGTTCTTTCCGATAAATTTCTGTTTTTCATTAAATTACCTCCTCCTTAACTCACCTTAGAATTTATTCCACTTGCAGCATATGCCATTATCTTTTCTTGAGTTGCCTCTTCTCTACTAAGTTCTGCAACTATCCTACCCTCATTCATTACTAAGATCCTATCACTCATAGCTAAAACTTCGGGTATTTCTGAAGATATCATAATAATACCAATTCCTGATTTTGCTAATTGGCTCATAATCGCATGAACTTCCGCTTTCGCTCCCACATCAATACCCCTCGTAGGCTCGTCTAAAATAAGTACTTTTGGTTTTAATGCAAGCCACTTCGCTAAAACTACTTTTTGCTGGTTTCCTCCTGATAAATACAAAACCTTCTGAAGCAAACTTGGAGTTTTTATATTTAACATTTGGACAAAATTCTGAGCAATTTGTGTTAACCTGTTTCTATCTACAAACAATATTCTTTTCAAGTTATCTAATACTGAAACACCAATATTTTCTCTAACTGCAAGGTTTAAAATAAGTCCCTGGTTTTGCCTATCCTCAGGCACAAGTCCAATACCTAATTTTACAGCATCTTCTGGTGAATTTATATCAACTTTTTTACCCTCCAAATAAACTTCTCCTGTATCCTTTTTGTCTGCACCAAAAATTAATCTAACCATCTCTGTTCTTCCAGAACCAACCAACCCGGCAACTCCTAAAATCTCACCTTTATGAAGTTTAAAATTGATATCCTCAACTACTCCTTTCTTTGAAAGATTTTTAACTTCTAAAATTACATCTCCTAATTTTGCCTCTTCTTTTTTGAACATATCTTGAAGAGGTCTATTTACCATTAAGAATATAACCTTTTCCATAGTTGCTTCATCTTTATTCATTACTCCTACTAATTTACCATCCCTTAATATGGTAATTCTATCTGCAATTTTAAAAACCTCTTCTAATCTGTGAGATATAAAAATTACTGAAATTTCTTGCTCTTTTAACTGCTCAATTATCTTAAAGAGTCTCTCTACCTCCTCAGGACCAAGAGCAGAAGTAGGCTCATCCATAATTATTATCTTTGCCTTAAAAGATAATGCTTTTGCAATTTCAACCATTTGCTTTTCTGCAATAGATAAGTTTCTTACAAGTTCCTTTGGAGATATGTTTGCTCCAAGAGTATCCAAAAGTTTCTTCGCCTCTTTCTCCATCTCATCTACATCAACAAAACCCAAGGTTCCTAATATACCCTTTTTCTTCGGTTCTCTATTACAAAAAATGTTCTGAGCTACCGTTTGATTAGGAGTGAGATTAAATTCTTGATAAATGGTACTGATCCCTAAGTTTTGAGCATGAAAGGGATTTTCAATTTCAATTCTTTTCCCCTCTAAATAGATTCTTCCACTATCTTTTTTATAAGCACCACTAAGAATTTTCATAAGAGTAGATTTACCTGCACCATTTTCACCAACAAGCCCCATTACCTCTCCCTTATAAACTTCAAAATCTACTCTATCAAGAGCTTGAACCCCTGGGAAAGATTTTGATATTCCTTCCATTCTCAAAAGTGGCTCCATCAATATAACACCTCCATATTTAAAGGGGAGGGATTTGCCCTCCCCAACATTTTACTCTTTAGAATGCTGGTGGAAGAGGAGTCTTGAAATCTTTAAGTAGCCATGCTCTAATCATTGCATCTACATTCTTCTTTGTTACTATGTCCATTCCACTATCTATCCAATCTGGGAACTTCTCTCCCTTTACCACCTTACGATATAAGATATCTACGGTATCGTAGCCCCAGCCCCAATACTTTTGTCCAACAAGTCCGCAGAGTAATCCTTCTTTCAAAAGTTGTAATTCCACGGGAAGAGTATCAAATGCAACTGTAAATACCTTCTTTGCTTTTGCTGCTTTCTCCCAAAGAGGCATAGAACCACGCTCTGCAAATAATGGCCAAAGCCCTACAAAGAACCAGCCTCTAAGTTTTGGATATGCCTGCATAACCTCTTCTACTACTTGAACACCCTTATTAATATCATCATAGCAGGCTACTGTTGTTACAATCTTAATGTCTGGATATTGTTTAATTTCATCTCTAAATCCTCTCATTCTCTCTTCCAAGTTAAGTGCTCCAGGAACACCTGTGAGCATTGCAATATCGCCTTTAGTTCCCATTGCTTTAACTAATAGTTTCGCAGCCCATCTTCCTCCTTCATAGTTATTAACGCCAAGATAAGTAAATCTCTTGCTCTTTGGAGAATCAGCATCAAAAGTCATAACAGGAATTCCTGCATCTACAGCTTTATTAATAACATCTATCAAGGCGGTAGGATCATTACAAGAAATTCCTATCCCATCCACTTTTCTTGCTATTACATCTTCCACTACTCTTGCCTGTTCTGTAGCATCTGAGGCTACTGGTGCCACATATAATATCTCTACTTTATATGGTCCTTGTTTTGATAATTCCTCCGCTCTCTTAAAAGCTCCATCTCTTCCCAACTCAAATACTGGATTGTTTAGTGCTTTTGGTATCCAGGCAAAAACGAGTTTTTTAGGTTGTTGAGCAGTTGCGGACATAAGGATAAAGATTACAATTAAAGAAATTACTAAAAGAAACTTTTTCATGAAAGACACCTCCTTTTAAAATTAGAAAGGAGACTCTGTTGAAGAGAAACTTTTACTTTTCCACCACCTCCTTTAAAATTTTAATTTATTTTAGCATAAAATTTATTTGAAAACAAGTTTATCATTTATAAAAGATAAAACTTCCTCCCATTTAGGAATTCCAGACGATGCTCCAACTTCTCTAACACAAAAAGCTCCTAAAGCATTCCCCAATAAAGCACAATTTTTAATATCCCAACCTAAAAGAACACCCTTCAAAAAACCTGCAACGTAAGCATCCCCTGCTCCTGTAGTATCTTTTACCTCTACTTTGAAAGCAGGAACAAGATATTCTTCTCTTCCATTTGTTACATAAGAGCCCTTTTCTCCCATCTTTATAGCTACCACCTTAACTCCCCTCTCTAAGAAAAATCTTGCTATCTCATCTGGTTTATTTTTATGAGATATTGCCTTTGCCTCTTCATAATTAGGTAAAAAATAATCTAAAAAGGGGAAAACAGGTTCCATATTTTCAGACCAAGTATTTTGGGAGTTCCAGACGGTATCAAGAGATGTGATTATGTTATAATTTTTGGCTATACTTAGAAGTTTTCTTGTAGGCTCACCATCCAAAGAAGGCATTACATTAGTTCCTGCTATATGCAATATTTTTG encodes:
- a CDS encoding ribose ABC transporter permease produces the protein MRESLVKTTKRFYFRELNILLALIVLSLIITIINPRFLTPFNLQIIARQVAIFGLLAIGETLVIIGGGIDLSVGSLVAITGVLVALFMKNGIDMIISIILVLLISSLIGLWHGFFVTKLNVPPFIITLGTLTAARGLASVITKGWPIIGLPEKFFFIGQGDILGIPFPLIILIFFASIAFFVTKYTVLGRQLYAVGGNIEAARLSGIDVDNRRIFTYIVSSFLAGVTGIIVASRLSQGQAGVGGGYELSAIAAAVIGGTSLSGGEGTILGTIIGATIMSVIYNGLILLEISSYWHDVVMGFVIVTAVTLDIWRKRKR
- a CDS encoding sugar ABC transporter substrate-binding protein, with translation MRKILLFVLLASLVLTFSVSYSKEIHVAVIGKSVHPYWSEVELGVNKAAKDLGIKATFFVPQKEDIPAQIAQMESFIAMGVDGIAIAPSDPTAIAPTIEKAMAKGIPVITLDTDAPQSKRLVYIGTDNYSAGKIAGQVMSDLLGVRGGKVAIGTGSLTAMNSLERMRGFMDGIASNKRINVVTKPALCDFEDTGRAVTLAEQALLTYPDLRGFFGVYAFNGPAAAKAVKSAGKVGQVIIVCFDTTPEHMQLIKEGVIAATVGQRPYMMGYKSVETLFKMATKGVDATLKELPANRVIDTGVDVVAGDKYVKSIKSVQALTVEQYRKKLNELGIPVQGW
- a CDS encoding D-xylose ABC transporter ATP-binding protein (with RbsBCD acts to import ribose into the cell; RbsA contains 2 ATP-binding domain), producing MSQELLLKMENISKHFPGVQALSNVDLEVYKGEILALVGENGAGKSTLMKILAGVYQKDSGKIIFKGREIEPLNPKHAQELGISMIHQEFNLVPNLDIATNIFLGNEPKKGKLIKTFDYKTAFNKAKDLLNLVGLDISPDTIIKDLTIAQQQIVEIAKALALKSELIIMDEPTSALAGKEVERLFDIIRRLQNEGISVIFITHRLEEVFKTANRIVVLRDGKRVGELKTENARIDEVIKMMVGRDIRVIPRASFSISDNIILEVKNLSSRSIKNINFYLRKGEVLGIAGLVGAGRTEIVRALFGADPKTSGEIYLEGKKVQINSPKDAVKLGIGLVPEDRKLQGLILNMAVHENLSLPSLPFIFPKGKINFKKEFELVNNFVNKLKIRTPHIFQKVNNLSGGNQQKVVLAKWLALKPKVLILDEPTRGIDVGAKAEIHSLIDQLAKEGIGIILISSELPEILALSDRILVVSKGRITKELSRKEATQEKIMEYAII
- a CDS encoding ribose ABC transporter permease, whose amino-acid sequence is MKNRNLSERTSQFLKFQRFQEIGILVILLALSIFLSIATPTFLTSTNIFNILRAFSWIAISAFGISMVIITGGIDLSVGSVMALSGLITAMMLRANLGDFLSILGGLLVGAFVGFINGFLVSKTNLPPFIATLGTMNIARGFCYGLTGGWPVRELPRSFIFWGQYDIPFFGIGIPLPVVVMIIIGILTSLFLNRTSWGYKIYAVGGNEQAARLSGINTGRIKLLVYTLCGFLTAIGGLLMTARLGVAAPTAAQGYELDVIAAAVIGGVSLSGGEGTILGVLIGAAIMQVLRTGMVLLGFPAYWQPSAIGTIIILAIIFDQYRKRRLGLMK
- a CDS encoding D-xylose ABC transporter ATP-binding protein (with RbsBCD acts to import ribose into the cell; RbsA contains 2 ATP-binding domain), which codes for MEPLLRMEGISKSFPGVQALDRVDFEVYKGEVMGLVGENGAGKSTLMKILSGAYKKDSGRIYLEGKRIEIENPFHAQNLGISTIYQEFNLTPNQTVAQNIFCNREPKKKGILGTLGFVDVDEMEKEAKKLLDTLGANISPKELVRNLSIAEKQMVEIAKALSFKAKIIIMDEPTSALGPEEVERLFKIIEQLKEQEISVIFISHRLEEVFKIADRITILRDGKLVGVMNKDEATMEKVIFLMVNRPLQDMFKKEEAKLGDVILEVKNLSKKGVVEDINFKLHKGEILGVAGLVGSGRTEMVRLIFGADKKDTGEVYLEGKKVDINSPEDAVKLGIGLVPEDRQNQGLILNLAVRENIGVSVLDNLKRILFVDRNRLTQIAQNFVQMLNIKTPSLLQKVLYLSGGNQQKVVLAKWLALKPKVLILDEPTRGIDVGAKAEVHAIMSQLAKSGIGIIMISSEIPEVLAMSDRILVMNEGRIVAELSREEATQEKIMAYAASGINSKVS
- a CDS encoding ABC transporter substrate-binding protein — protein: MKKFLLVISLIVIFILMSATAQQPKKLVFAWIPKALNNPVFELGRDGAFKRAEELSKQGPYKVEILYVAPVASDATEQARVVEDVIARKVDGIGISCNDPTALIDVINKAVDAGIPVMTFDADSPKSKRFTYLGVNNYEGGRWAAKLLVKAMGTKGDIAMLTGVPGALNLEERMRGFRDEIKQYPDIKIVTTVACYDDINKGVQVVEEVMQAYPKLRGWFFVGLWPLFAERGSMPLWEKAAKAKKVFTVAFDTLPVELQLLKEGLLCGLVGQKYWGWGYDTVDILYRKVVKGEKFPDWIDSGMDIVTKKNVDAMIRAWLLKDFKTPLPPAF
- a CDS encoding carbohydrate kinase: MKDKIDVLCVGIAVADVLGKPIDFMPEKGKLMLIDEITLSTGGCAVNTAIALAKIGVKVGVIARVGDDGFGEFIISQLNKYGVITDGIKKDLEKKTSATMVAISSEGERSFWHYLGANYNLSLEDISEEMLLKTKILHIAGTNVMPSLDGEPTRKLLSIAKNYNIITSLDTVWNSQNTWSENMEPVFPFLDYFLPNYEEAKAISHKNKPDEIARFFLERGVKVVAIKMGEKGSYVTNGREEYLVPAFKVEVKDTTGAGDAYVAGFLKGVLLGWDIKNCALLGNALGAFCVREVGASSGIPKWEEVLSFINDKLVFK